In Proteus vulgaris, one DNA window encodes the following:
- the ydeE gene encoding efflux MFS transporter YdeE produces MFSKKTRSTTALLFSSLLLTIGRGATLPFMAIYLSREYQLPVDDIGIAMSIALTTGIFFSLGFGMLADKFEKKRYMILAILTFIFGFTAIPLVHSTILVVIFFSVINCSYLVFSTVLKAYFSETLSVSAKPKIFSLNYTFINMGWTVGPPIGTLLLMYGTQLPFWLAAISATFPLFMIQVFVQRSKAVNKDEENRVKWDPKIMLKDRALSWFVLSTFFGTLTFGSFASCISQYILVVYDAKLAESVIAVVLPVNAAIVVSLQYIVGKHVTADRLRKLMTLGTLFFMFGLLGFMFAGDNLIFWALAIAVFTFGELIYAPGEYMMIDNIAPLGMKASYFSAQSLGWLGAALNPLASGFILTSFPPISLFAILMAVSALAWFCMIQGMNASKKIAIAL; encoded by the coding sequence ATGTTCTCAAAAAAAACACGCTCAACAACTGCACTGCTATTTTCATCGCTTCTTCTTACAATAGGAAGAGGTGCAACATTACCATTTATGGCTATCTATTTGTCGCGGGAGTATCAATTACCCGTCGATGATATTGGTATTGCCATGTCTATTGCATTAACAACGGGAATTTTTTTCAGCCTTGGTTTTGGCATGCTTGCTGATAAGTTTGAGAAAAAACGTTATATGATCCTTGCAATTCTAACGTTTATTTTTGGATTTACCGCAATCCCTCTTGTCCATAGCACTATTTTAGTTGTTATCTTTTTCTCTGTGATTAACTGCTCTTATTTAGTGTTTTCAACTGTGTTAAAAGCGTATTTTTCTGAAACCTTATCGGTTTCAGCAAAGCCTAAAATATTTTCTCTAAACTATACCTTTATCAATATGGGATGGACGGTAGGCCCTCCTATCGGCACCTTATTATTAATGTATGGAACGCAATTACCTTTCTGGCTTGCCGCTATTTCGGCAACATTTCCACTATTCATGATCCAAGTTTTTGTTCAACGCTCAAAAGCGGTGAATAAAGATGAAGAAAATAGAGTGAAATGGGATCCGAAAATAATGCTAAAAGATAGAGCATTAAGTTGGTTTGTACTCTCTACTTTTTTCGGCACATTAACATTTGGCTCTTTTGCCTCATGTATTTCTCAATATATCTTAGTAGTGTACGATGCTAAATTAGCAGAGTCCGTTATTGCGGTTGTACTGCCTGTAAACGCCGCTATTGTCGTTTCTTTGCAATATATTGTGGGTAAGCATGTTACAGCCGACAGATTGCGTAAATTAATGACCTTAGGCACATTATTTTTTATGTTTGGCTTACTTGGTTTTATGTTTGCTGGCGACAACTTGATATTTTGGGCATTAGCCATTGCCGTCTTTACTTTTGGTGAGTTAATTTATGCGCCTGGTGAGTATATGATGATTGATAACATTGCGCCGTTAGGAATGAAAGCAAGTTATTTCTCTGCTCAGTCGTTAGGTTGGTTAGGCGCAGCATTAAATCCATTAGCCAGTGGTTTTATTTTAACGTCATTCCCTCCTATTTCTTTATTCGCTATTTTAATGGCCGTTTCTGCATTGGCTTGGTTTTGTATGATCCAAGGAATGAATGCCAGTAAAAAAATAGCTATTGCACTTTAA
- a CDS encoding metallophosphoesterase — MIYFTSDTHFCHSNILNLCDRPFNSVSHMNDTLIHNWNAYVSDHDEIYILGDFLYRGTGQDANRILRRLNGKKYLIRGNHDKFLDDLEFDASVFEWVKDYFELDYKKRKIVMFHYPILEWGGFFRDAIHLYGHVHNSQKDPTQRKRLDVLGKNAINVGVDVNDFFPISIETILKRTSK; from the coding sequence ATGATTTATTTTACTTCTGATACACATTTTTGCCATTCAAATATCCTCAATCTTTGTGACCGTCCTTTCAATAGCGTAAGCCATATGAATGATACGTTAATCCATAATTGGAACGCTTATGTATCTGATCATGACGAAATCTATATTTTAGGTGATTTTCTCTATCGAGGAACAGGGCAAGATGCCAACCGAATTTTACGTCGATTAAATGGTAAAAAGTACCTTATCCGTGGAAATCATGACAAATTTCTTGATGATCTAGAATTTGACGCATCAGTATTTGAATGGGTAAAAGACTACTTTGAATTGGATTATAAAAAACGAAAAATTGTGATGTTTCATTATCCTATATTAGAATGGGGTGGTTTTTTCCGCGACGCTATTCATTTATATGGTCATGTACACAATTCACAAAAAGATCCAACTCAACGTAAGCGTTTAGATGTTTTAGGAAAAAATGCAATTAATGTTGGTGTCGATGTCAACGATTTCTTCCCTATTAGCATTGAAACAATACTCAAAAGAACATCAAAATAA